From one Desulfitibacter alkalitolerans DSM 16504 genomic stretch:
- a CDS encoding polyprenyl synthetase family protein — protein MNFDLKTYLQEKQDLVNENLEKYLPVEGDYPIEIVEAMRYSLLAGGKRLRPILTIAACETVGGMALDAMKVACAMECIHTYSLIHDDLPAMDDDDYRRGMLTCHKVYGEAMAILAGDGLLTYAFELLADSDKSNDLNINSKLIMIIKEIAMAAGVKGMIAGQVADMLSEKAQREKSTELLDYIHKNKTAALFKASIKSGALIAGANDTELTALDSYAHHFGLAFQITDDILDIEGSSGELGKPVGSDERNQKLTYPSLYGLEKSKQMAFDNVNAAVNSLNIFGSKAIPLISLAQYVLTRRK, from the coding sequence ATGAATTTTGACCTAAAAACTTATTTACAAGAAAAACAAGATTTGGTGAATGAAAATCTGGAAAAATACCTTCCAGTTGAAGGAGACTATCCTATTGAAATTGTTGAGGCAATGCGATACAGTCTCCTTGCTGGGGGCAAAAGGCTTAGACCAATTTTAACCATTGCTGCCTGCGAAACCGTTGGAGGAATGGCCCTGGATGCCATGAAGGTAGCCTGCGCCATGGAATGTATTCACACCTACTCTCTTATTCATGATGATCTTCCGGCAATGGACGATGATGATTATCGTAGAGGGATGCTTACCTGTCATAAGGTTTATGGTGAAGCAATGGCAATTCTTGCTGGAGATGGCTTATTAACATATGCATTTGAATTATTAGCTGATTCTGATAAAAGTAATGATTTAAATATTAACAGTAAATTAATTATGATAATAAAAGAAATAGCAATGGCTGCAGGTGTTAAAGGCATGATAGCAGGTCAGGTAGCTGATATGCTGTCAGAAAAAGCTCAAAGGGAAAAATCTACTGAGCTGTTAGATTATATCCATAAAAACAAGACTGCCGCCTTATTTAAAGCATCTATCAAAAGCGGTGCTCTAATAGCTGGCGCCAATGACACAGAATTGACAGCATTAGACTCATATGCCCATCATTTCGGTTTGGCCTTTCAGATAACTGATGATATACTTGATATTGAAGGTAGCTCTGGTGAGTTGGGTAAACCTGTTGGAAGTGACGAGAGAAATCAAAAGCTCACCTACCCATCACTATATGGTTTGGAAAAATCAAAGCAAATGGCTTTTGATAATGTAAATGCAGCTGTAAACAGCTTAAATATTTTTGGTAGTAAGGCTATTCCATTAATATCGTTAGCACAATATGTATTAACTAGGAGAAAGTAG
- the dxs gene encoding 1-deoxy-D-xylulose-5-phosphate synthase: MIIEKISEPQDLKKLSIAELEKLAVEIRAMLLDTVSKTGGHLAPSLGVVELTLALHSVYNSPYDKIIWDVGHQSYVHKIICGRYERFHTLRQYGGISGFPKREESVHDHFNTGHSSTSISAALGMALARDLRQQKNSVVAVIGDGALTGGMAFEALNYAGDLQVDLTVILNDNKMSIAGNVGAMSSYLSRLRTDPKYSKGKEELEAILKRLPKIGTTVVRLADRLKDAFKYLVVPGMLFEELGYTYLGPVDGHNIQLVQQILKNAKTTKGPVLVHVITTKGKGYEPAETNPNAFHGTGPFDLKAGKSQKADAVPSYTEVFGKTLVDLAKKNKSILAITAAMPDGTGLNYFAREFPSRYFDVGIAEQNAVTMAAGLAAEGFVPVVAVYSTFLQRAYDQIVHDVCLQKLPVIFAIDRAGLVGEDGETHHGLFDISYLRSIPNLLYMAPKDEAELQQMLQTAVNSNRPAAIRYPRGAGIGVPLFKEDIPPLEIGQGEVLLTGKHLTIAAVGPHVYTALTAADLLQKQGLSCSVINPRFIKPLDFNLILDSIKQTKRLITIEENYVAGGFGSSIVELLAEYGINGVEIRNIGVKDNFVTHGSVQILRQQLGLTPEGIVQAAASMVGLKVANR; this comes from the coding sequence ATGATAATAGAAAAAATTTCTGAGCCGCAGGACCTAAAGAAGCTATCCATTGCGGAATTAGAAAAGTTAGCCGTTGAAATTCGTGCTATGCTTCTGGATACAGTATCTAAAACTGGTGGACACCTTGCGCCTAGCTTGGGTGTAGTGGAATTAACCCTGGCTTTACACTCAGTATACAACTCACCCTACGATAAAATAATCTGGGATGTAGGTCATCAATCCTATGTACACAAAATCATTTGTGGGCGATACGAAAGATTTCATACATTAAGACAATATGGTGGCATTAGCGGCTTCCCCAAAAGGGAGGAATCTGTTCATGACCACTTCAATACAGGCCACAGCTCAACGTCTATTTCTGCTGCTTTAGGAATGGCATTGGCTAGAGATTTAAGACAACAAAAGAATTCTGTGGTGGCTGTCATTGGCGATGGAGCATTGACTGGCGGCATGGCCTTTGAGGCTTTAAACTATGCTGGGGATTTACAGGTAGATCTTACAGTTATTCTTAATGACAACAAAATGTCTATTGCTGGCAATGTTGGAGCCATGTCCAGTTATCTATCCAGACTTCGTACAGATCCAAAGTATTCAAAGGGCAAAGAAGAGCTGGAAGCCATATTAAAGCGCCTTCCAAAAATTGGCACTACTGTAGTGCGTTTAGCAGATAGACTAAAGGATGCATTTAAATACCTTGTGGTACCAGGAATGCTTTTTGAGGAGTTGGGTTATACATACCTGGGACCAGTAGATGGTCATAATATTCAATTAGTTCAACAGATACTCAAAAATGCCAAAACAACAAAGGGACCTGTATTAGTACATGTTATAACCACAAAAGGTAAAGGTTATGAGCCAGCAGAAACAAATCCTAATGCTTTTCATGGGACAGGCCCATTTGATTTAAAGGCGGGTAAATCTCAAAAGGCAGATGCAGTTCCCAGCTATACTGAGGTATTTGGTAAAACCCTTGTAGATTTGGCTAAAAAGAATAAAAGCATCCTGGCTATTACTGCAGCCATGCCAGATGGTACAGGCCTAAACTATTTTGCCAGGGAGTTTCCTTCAAGATACTTTGATGTTGGTATAGCAGAGCAAAATGCTGTTACAATGGCCGCTGGTCTGGCTGCAGAAGGTTTTGTTCCAGTAGTGGCTGTTTACTCTACCTTTTTACAAAGAGCTTATGACCAGATAGTTCATGATGTTTGTCTTCAGAAATTACCTGTGATTTTTGCCATTGATCGTGCCGGACTGGTTGGTGAGGACGGAGAGACCCACCATGGTTTATTTGATATCTCTTATCTAAGAAGCATACCCAACCTTCTCTATATGGCCCCCAAGGATGAAGCGGAATTACAGCAAATGCTTCAGACTGCTGTTAATAGCAACAGACCTGCTGCTATTCGTTATCCAAGGGGTGCTGGAATAGGAGTGCCTCTTTTTAAAGAAGATATTCCCCCATTAGAAATAGGCCAGGGTGAAGTCCTTTTAACTGGAAAACACCTTACTATAGCTGCAGTTGGACCACATGTCTATACTGCATTAACTGCTGCGGATTTGTTACAAAAGCAGGGCCTGAGTTGTTCAGTAATTAACCCAAGATTCATTAAACCTCTTGACTTTAATCTTATTTTAGATTCCATAAAGCAAACAAAAAGGTTAATTACTATTGAGGAAAACTATGTGGCAGGCGGCTTTGGATCCTCTATAGTTGAATTACTTGCTGAATATGGTATTAATGGTGTTGAGATTAGAAATATTGGTGTAAAGGACAACTTTGTAACCCATGGCTCAGTACAAATATTAAGACAGCAGTTAGGCCTGACCCCTGAAGGAATTGTTCAAGCAGCAGCCTCAATGGTTGGGTTAAAGGTTGCTAACAGGTAG
- a CDS encoding TlyA family RNA methyltransferase, translating into MTRERLDVLVVNRNLFESREQAQRSIMAGEILVNDIRITKPGTKVNDDAVIRYTGKGLPYVSRGGLKLKRAIDAFSIDFNEKIVLDVGASTGGFTDCALKHGAKKVYSVDVGYGQLAWSLRSDPRVVVMERTNARELKPDMFYEKLDIITMDVSFISITKILPQLPALINECGIIITLIKPQFEAGKENVGKRGVVKDVNIHMAVIKNVIKEAEKSGLYANKLDHSPIKGPEGNIEFLLLLDTKGKVEIDEKIIYETVEASQQIN; encoded by the coding sequence ATGACCAGGGAACGTTTAGATGTGCTTGTAGTTAACAGAAACTTATTTGAAAGCAGGGAACAGGCCCAAAGGTCCATCATGGCCGGGGAAATTCTTGTAAATGATATTAGAATAACCAAGCCTGGCACAAAGGTTAATGATGATGCAGTCATAAGGTATACGGGAAAAGGACTGCCTTATGTAAGCAGAGGGGGCCTGAAGCTTAAAAGGGCAATAGACGCCTTTTCCATAGACTTTAATGAAAAGATAGTATTAGATGTTGGAGCCTCTACTGGTGGATTTACTGACTGCGCCCTTAAACACGGGGCCAAGAAAGTATATTCAGTAGATGTTGGATATGGACAGCTTGCCTGGAGCCTGCGCAGCGATCCAAGGGTTGTTGTTATGGAAAGAACAAATGCCAGGGAACTTAAACCTGATATGTTTTATGAAAAGCTAGATATTATCACCATGGATGTTTCCTTTATATCAATAACCAAGATACTGCCCCAGCTGCCAGCCTTAATAAATGAATGTGGAATAATAATTACACTCATCAAGCCCCAATTTGAGGCTGGTAAAGAAAATGTGGGCAAAAGGGGTGTTGTTAAGGATGTAAACATACATATGGCTGTTATTAAAAATGTTATAAAAGAGGCAGAAAAATCAGGCCTATATGCAAATAAACTAGACCATTCCCCTATAAAGGGTCCTGAGGGAAATATAGAATTTTTGCTCTTGTTGGACACTAAGGGCAAGGTGGAAATTGATGAAAAAATAATCTACGAGACTGTTGAGGCAAGTCAGCAGATTAACTAG